The Parafrankia irregularis genome window below encodes:
- a CDS encoding ArnT family glycosyltransferase produces the protein MTTTSLPDGTAPAALVAESPALPAQPVPREGALAGVRDAVGRLVRRAATAARAHRTGVVLVLALAVGAGLLHGINFDGWPGRVNEDEGTYAAQAFAIERWGQISHYSYWYDHPFGGWLFIASYTTLTQAFDRTATAVTAAREAMLWVHVASCVLLYMLSRRLGMRRFFAALAVVLFSVSPLAIWYQRMAFLDNISTLWVLAALVCVASPDRSVGAATRAGIFMAFAFWSKETSLVLLPGVYLLLWQNRDHRNWRFARRNFLGFLSGIAGIYILYAVTKNELFEGEGHVSLWWAVKWQLLDRTPSGSVLDPDSGTRGIADLWLGMDPYLLGAGAVAAVVLLVAVRRFRAVAFLLLMQIVFMARNGYMPYAYVTSMLPFAAICAAGLLDVVAPSRGIRPLVVLGARNPGRRRVVPKAPSWLTGAIPAQRGRPEPSRPAPNQSGSDSRTAADGGGPVGGRRRVGFWVRAAAVASVLALGVLTIPPRWAPLLRDAITEDAGAPSREATQWFIDHYERGQIVITDDNIWTDLVVAGMDPVPVWFYKLDLDPAVRRTVPNGWSDIDYVILGDLTPTTLETLPTVAEAIEHSEVVASFGDGEVMIRKVIPPTCTDRTPRGARCTAPAAGG, from the coding sequence GTGACCACCACCAGCCTTCCTGACGGCACCGCCCCGGCCGCGCTGGTGGCCGAAAGCCCTGCGCTGCCCGCGCAGCCCGTGCCGCGGGAGGGCGCTCTGGCCGGTGTGCGGGACGCGGTGGGACGGCTGGTACGCCGGGCCGCGACCGCTGCCCGCGCGCACCGGACCGGGGTCGTGCTCGTCCTCGCCCTCGCCGTCGGCGCGGGACTGCTGCACGGCATCAACTTCGACGGCTGGCCCGGCCGCGTCAACGAGGACGAGGGCACCTACGCCGCCCAGGCGTTCGCGATCGAGCGCTGGGGCCAGATCTCCCACTACTCCTACTGGTACGATCACCCGTTCGGCGGATGGCTGTTCATCGCCTCCTACACCACCCTGACCCAGGCCTTCGACCGGACCGCGACCGCCGTCACCGCGGCCCGCGAGGCCATGCTCTGGGTGCACGTCGCCAGCTGCGTGCTCCTGTACATGCTGAGTCGGCGCCTCGGCATGCGGCGGTTCTTCGCGGCACTGGCGGTCGTGCTCTTCTCCGTCTCCCCGCTCGCCATCTGGTACCAGCGGATGGCGTTCCTGGACAACATCTCCACGCTGTGGGTGCTTGCCGCCCTGGTCTGCGTGGCCTCACCGGACCGCAGCGTCGGCGCGGCCACCCGGGCCGGCATCTTCATGGCGTTCGCGTTCTGGTCGAAGGAGACCAGCCTCGTCCTGCTACCGGGGGTCTACCTGCTGCTCTGGCAGAACCGGGACCATCGGAACTGGCGGTTCGCGCGGCGCAACTTCCTCGGTTTCCTCTCCGGCATCGCCGGCATCTACATCCTGTACGCCGTCACCAAGAACGAGCTGTTCGAAGGCGAAGGCCACGTATCGCTGTGGTGGGCGGTCAAATGGCAGCTGCTCGACCGGACCCCCAGCGGCAGCGTGCTCGATCCCGACAGCGGCACTCGCGGCATCGCCGATCTCTGGCTCGGAATGGATCCCTATCTGCTCGGTGCCGGGGCGGTCGCGGCGGTCGTCCTGCTGGTCGCGGTACGCCGGTTCCGCGCCGTCGCGTTCCTTCTGCTGATGCAGATCGTCTTCATGGCGCGAAACGGCTACATGCCCTATGCGTACGTGACGTCGATGCTGCCCTTCGCCGCGATCTGCGCGGCGGGCCTGCTCGACGTGGTCGCGCCGTCGCGCGGTATTCGTCCCCTGGTCGTGCTGGGTGCCCGGAACCCCGGACGCCGGCGGGTGGTGCCGAAGGCACCGTCCTGGCTGACCGGCGCCATCCCGGCCCAGCGCGGCCGTCCCGAACCGAGCAGGCCCGCGCCGAACCAGAGCGGGTCTGATTCGCGCACGGCGGCCGACGGCGGAGGGCCGGTCGGCGGTCGCCGGCGGGTCGGGTTCTGGGTGCGCGCCGCCGCGGTCGCCAGCGTCCTGGCCCTGGGCGTGCTGACCATTCCGCCCCGGTGGGCGCCGCTGTTGCGCGACGCCATCACCGAGGACGCCGGTGCCCCCAGCCGGGAGGCGACGCAGTGGTTCATCGACCACTACGAGAGGGGGCAGATCGTCATCACCGACGACAACATCTGGACGGACCTCGTGGTGGCCGGGATGGATCCGGTGCCCGTCTGGTTCTACAAGCTCGACCTCGACCCGGCTGTCCGGCGCACCGTCCCGAACGGCTGGTCCGACATCGACTATGTGATTCTGGGCGATCTGACCCCGACCACGCTGGAGACGCTCCCCACGGTCGCCGAAGCGATCGAGCACTCCGAGGTCGTCGCCTCGTTCGGTGACGGCGAGGTCATGATTCGCAAGGTGATCCCGCCCACCTGCACCGACCGGACACCACGAGGGGCCCGGTGCACCGCGCCGGCCGCCGGGGGGTGA